cgaaaacagagtcaattccggggggaggacaagaagactcactcccttccgcaggttctcgtcgaccagccaccatcgcaagtccgtctgttccagagaccccattggaatcagaatgtccggagaatcggatccttgattccaccaggacttgagccgccattgaagggatctcatcctgaggcggctgtttggaaccagacgagccagggaggataggtgacctaagagacgcaaccacgactgggcggggagttcttctcgcctgaggaagggttccgccaccctcctcagccttgctatccggtcgtctgatggaaaggctttgtggagagtggtgtctattagcatgcctagataaaccagtcgttgggacggctgcagagaggacttctcgaggtttaccacgatccccagatcctggcaaagatccagaagcctgtctcggtgccgaagaagggtcgactccgagtctgctaggatcagccaatcgtccagataacgaaggagacgaatgccgttcctgtgcgcccaagatgaaatcagggtgaatactctggtgaacacctgaggagctgtggagagaccgaaacacagcaccttgaactggtagatcttgtcgtctaggcagaatctcaggtacttcctggaagacggatggattgggatctggaagtacgcgtcctttagatccagtgtgtacataaagtcttgtggtctcaccgcaagtctgaccgtgtctgctgtctccatgctgaaccgggtttgcttgacaaactcgttcagagctgagaggtcaaggacaggtctccagcctccagacgccttctttacaagaaagagtcgactgaagaagcctggggagccgtcgacgacctcctggagagcacccttctcgagcatggtctcgacttcggcccgaagggccagcccctttgccgatcccgtggcataggagctcaacgacactggattcgctgtcaggggaggttgagatgttgtgaacgggatgcaatagccttggccgatcactgagaccgtccaagcatcggccccgtgttgctgccacctggggacgcaacgctgaaggcatcccccacaggtggacacgcagggggactgccacccctagggcttgcggccgcggccgccacccctaggagtcttgcctcccctggaggacttaccgcccctcttgaccttggctggaaagggctggggcttagacaccaccttcttaactgccggtgcctgctttggagccttacgaggctgctgctgctgttgcggcggagctggaggcttatagggccgagctgtaagggccctatggaggagggagtccgtgctggatttcctccacctctcagccgttcgctccatgtcctgaggctcaaacaggttctcccccagaagggaagcatgtctgagccaacacacatccacggcggggaccttcggatggaatctctcggacacagcatcgcgacgcttcaacaccgagttggcccacagggtggtgacctggtgcgccaaaaactcgatggagcgggtgcccgagagtaagaaggtctctagggccttcatattggtctccttggacaagtcctccgagcgcaataggatgcccagagttcttagccaaaagtccagccacgaagtggcctgcatggcacacttagcgaccttttcatggctaaggatctctgccgccgagaacgacacctgccgggcagagagcttctcaagaggaactcccttcgccagctctccacagagtgatggagaggaagagcgaggctggactcacccagaatctcaaaatacctcctctgctgaagacgaggaggagggatgagcttgttcccggcagaggaacgactggaggaggcaagaatcgcgagcggagctttggccctagctctggcactcttcagaccccgagaccagggcagagccgcactggacttaggggccttccgaacgtcaaacacttcatctaagatagtgtctttgccttcacggggggcgatcacggggtccataagcccgttaagttgccttatcaggcttaggacctgccagaaggcatgttcggattcctgctgatctcctccttgctggctggcagctaagtctcctgtcccagggatctcttcctggggtgaagcgtggacgttcccccggggagccgcgggttcctggcgaatcctcgaagatgatttcgggacggtcttggagtccttggattccctcctgggagggatacaggatcccaacaaatagggtcgagacgattctcctccatgaagcgaagtctcccccttggtgccgaggggaagactaccgcttcactggactcacccgaggacggaaaggcctcgtccacaggagaaggagaaagcactcgagcaggagaagggggcttcgcgacagacctcttgggcaccaacttcgccctgggggaagtcaccacgaagtccactcctctctttctcttcagcgtaggagagacagccgttggtttgttaccttgatcggcgagtgctggcttcataaccctcactaacgcccgcatcagaggaccaaaccaagtctgttgctccaaggacacagagtccgaaatcctcactaaagggaaagggatcgggcaatcctttggagtggacaccacagtacctgcctgaaaaggtggggaagaatgatgcactaacctctcctcagtatcatccttgtcctgcactacaatcctgcgtttggatggaggcgatcccgagcgctgtctaggaacacgcgttcctgctgctagcactggctgcgaaattcgccgcgaacgatggtcgcgcgggcgcgcaggcgagcggtcgcgcgggcgaatgaTCGCGCCTGCGACGAGCAgcagagcgctgacgagcaggagagcgcctgtgcgctagcactgcacgtggaagggaagaatccctttgccccgaagggaccgttgcccgtcgggtgacgagttccccagaaggtgaagatctagcaggagttggagaacggtctgcagagaggtccaagggagcaggagctgtaggctgagtacgacgaggagagtccccttcggaggaagaagatccaaaagggcgcctcttaacccccttataaggggaagggaggcccttgcgacgcagcggacggtgaggcTTACGGCGGAGggggccacggggaagatcatcaggaccatcagtcctccgaaggggagtctcagtcaaggcactacccttagaaggaagctgagcagcagaagagcccgtatgactcacttcccccttcgaaggatgtacggaagggggaggagagccgtcagcaccatcatcctcaactgcacctgcagaggattgcccagccacgtcggaggcctctgccaccaggacgtcgacgatagacagagggtctacctctgctaccgccggcgactgcttaacggcggcccccaacgagacaaggtcaataaaggcgaccctggagggcaagcccttaagccccagggaagcccaaatctgtaagagatcatcattagacaaggagttatcaatggcctcccccggaggaggagggggaaccgccccgctatgggaggcgacgccctctccccccacccaaggtcgggaaacagaactagggcctgcgctaccactcggccgactctccttaggagccggacgagggggagcttcggaggaggtttgggcggcgaaagaagagtcccgagaaccttcctccttcaaggcaacccccgaaggagaacggtctctcttggacttcttcttacgtcggcggccaaacctctcccactgggaggcagaccactccctacactcacaacacatgttttcctggtcacaccgtcggccccgacactgagggcaaagggtgtgagggtccgtatctaaggccgacataaaggtcccacaagggcggccagcaacaccagggcacgtacgcatagtaagataataataaacggtagtcaacttcaaacaaacacacaagctgtagaaaagaaaaagcagaaaaaagattaaaggctgtcaacgaggacgatgaacagacacgtctgttcaccgccgagccaaaagtgaagtgaagcaagtcaccggtgtgtggggggggggaggggtagcaagctacccttcccctacccccccgctaactagcgtggggataattaacccttgttaaaactattggctcgtcatttcagctgcgctaaaaggtaaacccaatgtaaatagcgtggtttgtatttcggttacggaacaaactgtccTTAAACTGACGTTGCGCTCTAATTAACTACTCTTTAGTACAATCGTGGTCGACTTTGAAATTGGTATGATTAAAAGCTTACAACTGGCATTCCCACAATCCGAAATAAAGGGGTGCTTTTTTCACCATTGCCaaagcttatatagaaaagttcAATCTTGTGGATTTCAGCAGCAATACCTGGATGATAGAGTTTTCTATCGCAACGAAAATGATAGCAGCTTTAGCTTTGGTACCGTCCTCTGATGTCGAAAAATCATTTGAAACTCTGTGTGAATTCCTCCCGCCTGAAACATATCCATTGCAAGACTACTTTGAAGACACATACTTAGGACGCCCATGTCGACGAGGAAGAAGGCGCGAACCATTGTTTTCAATTGAGTTGTGGAGTATGTACAACAGAACAGTAGATGAACTTCCTAGAACCAATAATGCCGTAGAAGGGTGGCACAGGGGTTTCTTAGCGAATGTTGGTTGTcatcatccaaatatttggaagttTTTAACATGCATTAAAAGAGAACATTCATTGCAACAAATACATATGGTTCAATCTTTGGCAGGTTATCATGGACAGCCATCTCGAAAGAAATATTTAGATGTTGCAAACCGTATTATTTCAGTCACTAAAAGCTATGAAAATAGAGAAGTAGTACAATACAAACGAAGTATTGcatataatttgcatttttaaacttttcattttaatgtttttatgacttttcaactttcttttaagaatattgtatgtaaatgtatttatatacattaaaattattttaaatgatgttatattagttttatttcaattattttgaaccatttataaaatgagttgtcctggggggtagctgtcctagggggggtaattgtcctaaggGGTAATTGTCCTTGGGGGTAACTGTCCACGGGGGGTTATTGTccacggggggtaattgtcctagaccCGGATTGATCAGCCATTTTGAAATGTAAATACTGTAGAGAGATCAAAatcaagcaagggtcaaaaaataatccaaaagggattttgacgaaggaaaaatctatttctggggagagacctgtggcgcccggcgaaaagtccttcttgtataccttttctgataaaaaccttccaattataccagagaaagataaaagcatggaatgctgaggttacaaccctcgcgcgagcaccttttgggtgtcgtgtataaagcaaaggcgcgtgaaatccactattcacaggttggcttccatttagttaattccttcgccaaagggatgggccgatacagaggccctagacacatccccatcgccgcaccacccacgccacgacgcgagcgccatctgaacaacatccttctgtattgaccatgatggcttggaaaggaaagggtgggatcgtgtaaaataaggggaagggtttcgccgggcgccacaggtctctccccagaaatagatttttccttcgtcaaaatcccttttctgggtcgaacctgtggcgccgggcgaaaatgtaccagagaatgccttccaagcccaacaataactactaatttaataaggggagagaaacaacaccatgtaaagaaaatcatatataattcaggtaagtaggcataaaatataaactagccacagggcatagtgagagtaaggataaacaaacattataacaaggaaacctctgagtatcagaggaaaacatgcaacaaaactgacatggctaagaatatcccaacttaataacaagggaaaacaataatagttacaatcatattaacctaatatgtaatacacttagggctaacgaaccaccaaggaagcggcgtcgtggtgcgagtggcgggtaggagggagaagagaagagatggatgaaaggaagaacaaaagatcaatggggagagataaggctcccagctgcaaccgttggatatttaagagcctgtaagttctttagatagtggcgtttgaagaccataggagatttccaacccgtgtacttcttaaggttatcaaagtccatattctggaaatagttgatggaggtagctatcgatcggatatcatgagcatggggaaatgatcccggattggcttgtttaatgaagtataggatctgttgcctaatgccacgtatggaaatggtacctccttgttctctgataaacaaggggccagacgatcgggtagcagtcctggctaaaaatgccctgagagtggtgaccggacatagagaagtatcttggagaagaggaataatcttccaaggggaccacctattttgggggtcctcgttcttagctaggaacgccctgtctggtgaaagaagtacctcacctgaagggaggaaatccatgttctctgagtttcgtgagagagctgctagttctgagattctggaacccgaggccaaagctgttagaaataaagtcttcctaagaagagtgatataagagcaggattcgttgtccgtgtcggaggccagtttgaggacatcatttagagaccaagagaccttttgaggacggaccgaaggtcgaagcctagcacatgcttttggaatagatgagaaataagactccgccaggttaatgttaaacccaaccaggaagactttcctcagagctgacttaatggtggttatagtgctagctgctaggcctttgtcaaaaatggacctaaagaaggagatggctaaattaggagtcataaccgaatggtctgaagtccttaagaaatccgctagtttcttaaccgccgaatcatatcggcgaatcgttgagtcccttttgtctgattctataaagaggacattatctgggtcgatgtttgcgtccctacgtgccgcaaacttcatgaaatccacaaagttagggttttggctatccttgaggaatctgacacagtccgtgtttggaccacctgggtcagtttggggaatgggatccggaagggacggagtttcaactcgaggaggagaggaaaccaactgctctttggccagtgaggtgccactaaagctactaccccgttgaaggagcggagtttgtgcaagactttcagtagaagattcactggagggaataagaagatcttctgccaatggttccaatccagggttaatgcgtccatggcataagcctgagggtccaggttcggtgtcacataacacgggagtttgtgattgagtcgggtcgcgaatagatctacctggagacctggaaccagcctgagtatccaccggaaggagtgcatgtccagggaccattccgattccagtgggctcgtcctggataatgcgtctgctatcacattctggactcctgctaggtgagttgctgacaggaaccagtctttgtcggctgccaaggtgaagatagtgaccaggatctgattcaggttgggtgatttggacccccctctgttgaggcagtggactacggccgtgctgtctgagactactctgatgtgggtcgacttcggaggggagattctcttcagggtcaagaacaccgccatggcttcgagaacattgatatggaactgtctcatggcgggtgaccaagagccctgacacatctgatgttgggagtaacccccccaaccactcagagacgcgtcggtatgaattgtcacttgtggagaggggaactgtagaggaaccgacttggagaggttcctccgatcggaccatggttgtagtctcattttcaagacagaggggatcttcgaggtcttgtctcttaaaggtattgacgccctctttctccaaactcgattgatgtctttgagtttggcttttaataggagatcggtcaatgaggcaaactggagtaggccgaggactcgttctaaagctcttctggacacctgtttgtgtttgagaaagttcctgaccttggaagctatctccctcaccttcttgggaggaagggagagcttgtgctttgagaggtcccaacggatgcctaaccattcgaagacgcttgatggttgtaggcgggacttccggaggttgacttggaagcccagtttggcgagaaaatggagtaccttcgacgtagctcttttgcattcctggtgcgactgggcccaaatgagccaatcgtccagataggcgacgatttgtatcccttggtgtctgagttgctcgagcaccgtctcccccagtttcgtgaataccctgggggcaatgctgagaccgaagggcatgactttgaatgcgaaggctctcttgccgagacggaagcctagataaggagagaagtttcgagctactgggacatgataataggcgtcggtaagatcgatagaggtggtgacggccccacggggaagtaaggtccgtacctgagagatagtcagcatacggaacttgtcgcaaaggatgtaagagttgagcttcgacaagtccagaactaccctcaacgccgacgagtctttcttcgggactgtaaacaggcggccttggaacttcagggatcgaacccgcttgattgctctcttctcgagtaactccgcagtgtactcttccaggatgggagtgggtctctggaagaaggtcaccggtggaggaggggatccctgtgaccatttccaacccaagccccttgatattatgctgtgagcccatggactgaaggtccaatgatcccggaagtgataaagtctccctcctaccggcatcacatcattgggagggagtgaacttagggcccctccctccacgggaaccccttgctctgggcccgccgcgttggcggaactgtcctctacctctggaactccctctttggtatccacgaaaggaaccggagggttcgtaggcagggttgtatgcaggtgagggcatccaagaggggttgggctgtgtaccagggggagcagcgaggtagactacctgctgaggaggcgcctgttgtcgagaagtcgaggccgcggaaggctgtggggacgaggtaccccgggccgctttgtaaggactaaacctcagcttcttcttgaagaatgtgtgtctctggggttcgaacctctttttggctgagagaccccaccttacctgcaaattctggtttgccctcgctgcgtcctgaagaaccttatccacctcggtctgagggaagagggtcttaccccagcaggaggaagctatcagtctgttcggttcatgcctgatggtggcctccgacagaacgaacttcctgcaactaacccgtgctgaccagaagtcatggagatctatttggtaggatagcagctggttctttgtggcgactctgaacagcgtttcctctgggtaaagagatgcaagggactccatggaggtgatggatcggagggacctagcaagtctagtacgggtctcgaactcagttttgagaagactctctattaatctgggaagcttctcagagaaaagagtagaggcacagtccgggtctagtttccccaccgtgaaggtagaggccgcagcatcccaggttgccgaggaacccggaataagcaaagaggtggggtccgtctccttgagagccggcatggaagagccttctttgatggcctgtatagtcagctctgtgactttgtctatgagcggcaaagagatggaggccgctgtcgtaaaaatagtgtaggaacccttgtgaggggtgagcttagagttaatacacccccactctgatagtgttctggcccagatagcctgggcctgctcttttggaaatatgaccgtttccttcggtaccttgtccatacggaccaatgcatgttcctttaaccgtacaaaaccattgaacgggaatgctaggcccgggggatagaactccaggtcctctagagggcgggtgcccatgccctccagagttagggagccatctacgaatggagcatgcaaagcaaaccgccaaggattgtttttatcgaagggcggcagcttcgatgcgtctggggcagaagggggaggaaactgagttccggcgcggatcagagtagccatcatatccttaatctctgttattgcaccagagtgatgttgaacttgatccctgaccaatcctttgatcagttggatggggaggagatcagcccagggtacctgaaagtcacccgttggttttttcttggatttggtagacttagacttcttaggagtagtggttttacgaggagcaatatgaatatcaggagctgtcgagggtccggggaccggtgacgttgatattggcaaagctgaagtcttataagttcgaagtggcttcaccttgggtcgtacggaggcagagggatcccgaggagaagccttagagttatcaaaacctagaaaggaagaggtagaagagggagtaggagagaaaagggtttccaccaactcggcaccacttacctgctcgtccctgggttctacgtctatatccagaccagccatgtccatcggtacgagggtttcgtcctccacggaaatggtagccctgacttcttcaattaaaggggcagcaaggtcaggagagactgcagcagtagtcgagcctgggaagagacgggaggccatatccccatcgaggagatagggtgcgccagacggggcattcctgccaaagcccgacacccacggccgaagagtagcccttgctgaccgaagagagacatcatcggcctgtaagatttgcagtgattagtgatggaggagggggtttgccctcctaaatatactgtgtatatcatattcatgtctatattagtgtctgccaacgagaaataaggaacaaagggaaaacccacttacatcatcattcagcagaactgacgacaactcgtaacagaacgagcacaaatccgggaaccacactgggtattgggcctgtcccggttcctggataaagggaatggagcagtgagcatgagaccggcagaggtcatgcccaacggggtcgctgaacgaggcagaacatccttcagcagtacaacgggccttctgtaaaagaaaggagacatgagtctggtgatgcttgaaactctgataagggataaaaacctattattttagagttctggcactcactgaattacctaagcacccatattgcattgaccaaacaactaactattaactttaagttgatactgccctataccattgttggcactttaaaattcaattgtctgtatatttgtaatgtacccaat
The DNA window shown above is from Palaemon carinicauda isolate YSFRI2023 chromosome 37, ASM3689809v2, whole genome shotgun sequence and carries:
- the LOC137628989 gene encoding uncharacterized protein, with the translated sequence MASRLFPGSTTAAVSPDLAAPLIEEVRATISVEDETLVPMDMAGLDIDVEPRDEQVSGAELVETLFSPTPSSTSSFLGFDNSKASPRDPSASVRPKVKPLRTYKTSALPISTSPVPGPSTAPDIHIAPRKTTTPKKSKSTKSKKKPTGDFQVPWADLLPIQLIKGLVRDQVQHHSGAITEIKDMMATLIRAGTQFPPPSAPDASKLPPFDKNNPWRFALHAPFVDGSLTLEGMGTRPLEDLEFYPPGLAFPFNGFVRLKEHALVRMDKVPKETVIFPKEQAQAIWARTLSEWGCINSKLTPHKGSYTIFTTAASISLPLIDKVTELTIQAIKEGSSMPALKETDPTSLLIPGSSATWDAAASTFTVGKLDPDCASTLFSEKLPRLIESLLKTEFETRTRLARSLRSITSMESLASLYPEETLFRVATKNQLLSYQIDLHDFWSARVSCRKFVLSEATIRHEPNRLIASSCWGKTLFPQTEVDKVLQDAARANQNLQVRWGLSAKKRFEPQRHTFFKKKLRFSPYKAARGTSSPQPSAASTSRQQAPPQQVVYLAAPPGTQPNPSWMPSPAYNPAYEPSGSFRGYQRGSSRGRGQFRQRGGPRARGSRGGRGPKFTPSQ